A window of Euwallacea fornicatus isolate EFF26 chromosome 13, ASM4011564v1, whole genome shotgun sequence contains these coding sequences:
- the LOC136342905 gene encoding uncharacterized protein isoform X1: MAEKRFLTSINLGKEIVSGQSSTRKELSLINNAEEIETHNMTRYRVSFTLLICVGLSVVDLVQAEEKPVQKSPVKSDKFIEALAKLLADSQPSNRLDLTASPSERREAKYLSPPDSFQGCYDCNTEPWIPIVGRSLHFPPQSVHNSFNTPHFREKLPPNSHQKFPALYHPPIDQYGAPQASFNFPPIGEVVDFMLPPRFKPFPPSPTLYGPPKPVYGPPRTNFSPPPLTYDIRPPPPSSNNYGPPVTRLNRLPQELHPPMSVGAINTLPLESNLPPAQPSDSYGRPLREESYNDLVTDNYGAPIANMHHHAEPITLGSDSDYRNIIFTNFGTHYNAEIQNGLNKKGLTDVQVVPSVRIADYTASIDYPINIIQSPVLDLNVKDQQHLADQTEQKLSDNPIVVDDTFTSSSDINTTYSSSEIPTKRHNDKYLSSDTFDNNIESKVIQKLLLEHNFISQDHIVDIQEGIFNTEKIQGDFNSATVEPSADAIVSQKPQPPSTWLSPVNSSYTPQRTQIIVPYLRAPAGNGYQKPSTAIYNREYTTLAPVFVPPPMTTEASSWWPRLVEDLRNAESQKEPAHGFQKSTTEVINIKEFLAKQKPLFDVASLQKNIDQWTQQAYLNLRQGVTHTKKIPGEYFTTTPPGYTEIANDILASDSNQKDYISKEIQQNLISSDDDSTTAKPSASVRFIVRRPPKSSWDQSKVTLRNSTHEKVYLVTPQSYVRHLTSTPATAYSMAPKIQNGKVNNVTTMTRIDVRIEPSSEEVEKKLKPIKVVYSEWPHIINNLETTTTLKPTTRHPLFGLMDMAPYTAPPNTTVETLGGHSKVVSVGTSPIVRSVSTTPLPNGNVNGTVRISASVS; the protein is encoded by the exons ATGGCTGAGAAGAGGTTCCTAA CATCCATAAACCTAGGAAAGGAAATTGTTTCGGGTCAATCTTCCACCAGAAAAGAGTTATCGTTGATTAACAATGCCGAAGAGATAGAAACGCACAATATGACTAGATATAGG GTTTCCTTCACGTTGCTAATCTGCGTTGGTTTGTCGGTGGTCGACCTTGTCCAGGCTGAAGAAAAACCAGTTCAAAAATCTCCTGTCAAAAGTGACAAATTTATCGAAGCTTTGGCTAAATTGTTGGCTGACTCTCAACCGTCTAATAGACTCGACCTAACTGCTTCCCCAAGTGAGAGGAGAGAAGCCAAATATCTATCTCCCCCTGATAGTTTTCAAGGTTGTTATGATTGCAATACTGAGCCCTGGATTCCAATCGTAGGCAGAAGCCTGCATTTTCCTCCCCAATCTGTCCATAATTCGTTCAACACTCCGCATTTTAGGGAAAAACTCCCTCCAAATAGCCACCAGAAGTTTCCTGCTCTCTACCATCCTCCGATCGATCAATATGGAGCTCCGCAGGCCAGTTTCAACTTTCCCCCCATAGGAGAAGTTGTGGATTTCATGCTGCCGCCTCGATTTAAACCATTCCCTCCATCACCTACTCTTTATGGCCCTCCGAAACCAGTGTACGGTCCTCCGAGAACGAATTTCAGTCCTCCCCCTTTGACCTACGATATTCGTCCCCCTCCGCCTTCATCCAATAACTATGGGCCTCCTGTGACGCGCCTGAATCGATTGCCTCAAGAGCTTCATCCTCCAATGTCTGTAGGGGCCATAAACACCCTTCCGTTGGAGAGCAATTTACCTCCAGCTCAACCTAGTGATAGCTATGGAAGGCCTTTGAGAGAAGAGAGTTATAATGATTTGGTAACTGATAATTATGGGGCCCCTATTGCTAATATGCATCATCATGCGGAGCCAATTACTTTGGGTAGTGATAGTGACTACAGGAATataattttcactaattttggaACGCACTATAACGCGGAAATCCAGAATGGGCTTAATAAGAAGGGTCTGACTGATGTGCAGGTTGTGCCTAGTGTGAGGATTGCGGACTATACTGCCTCCATTGATTATCCCATTAATATTATTCAGTCTCCAGTGTTGGATTTAAATGTGAAAGACCAGCAACATTTAGCTGACCAAACTGAGCAGAAGCTCAGCGATAATCCTATAGTAGTAGACGATACGTTTACTAGCTCTAGTGACATTAATACTACTTATTCTTCATCAGAGATTCCAACCAAGAGAcataatgataaatatttaagttcaGATACTTTTGATAATAACATAGAAAGTAAGGTAATACAAAAGTTGCTGTTAGAGCACAATTTTATCTCTCAGGACCATATTGTGGACATTCAAGAGGGCATTTTTAATACCgagaaaatacagggtgattttaaTTCAGCAACTGTTGAACCCTCTGCAGATGCGATAGTCAGTCAAAAGCCCCAACCCCCATCTACATGGCTTTCTCCAGTGAATAGCAGTTATACCCCTCAAAGGACACAGATTATTGTGCCTTACTTGAGAGCCCCTGCTGGGAATGGTTACCAGAAACCTTCGACTGCAATTTATAATCGGGAATATACCACTTTGGCTCCAGTTTTTGTGCCTCCTCCCATGACAACTGAAGCCTCCAGTTGGTGGCCGAGGCTTGTGGAAGATTTACGGAATGCGGAGTCGCAAAAGGAGCCAGCTCATGGTTTCCAGAAATCGACAACTGAGGTGATTAACATTAAAGAGTTTCTTGCGAAACAAAAGCCTCTGTTTGATGTTGCGTCACTGCAGAAGAATATCGATCAATGGACACAGCaggcttatttaaatttgcgcCAAGGGGTAACACACACGAAGAAAATTCCTGGAGAATATTTTACCACGACTCCTCCAGGCTATACGGAAATTGCCAACGACATTCTGGCTTCTGATAGTAACCAAAAGGATTATATCAGTAAGGAAATTCAGCAGAATCTAATTTCCAGTGACGATGACTCAACCACCGCAAAACCCTCCGCCAGTGTGCGATTTATAGTACGTCGTCCTCCGAAGTCCTCCTGGGACCAAAGTAAGGTGACTTTGCGCAATTCCACACATGAAAAGGTTTATTTGGTGACGCCTCAAAGCTATGTGAGGCATCTCACCAGCACTCCAGCTACAGCTTACAGCATGGCACCAAAAATTCAGAACGGGAAGGTGAATAACGTGACTACAATGACGAGGATTGATGTTAGGATTGAGCCTTCTAGTGAGGAGGTTGAGAAGAAGCTTAAGCCCATTAAGGTAGTTTACAGCGAATGGCCTCATATAA
- the LOC136342905 gene encoding uncharacterized protein isoform X2, translating to MTRYRVSFTLLICVGLSVVDLVQAEEKPVQKSPVKSDKFIEALAKLLADSQPSNRLDLTASPSERREAKYLSPPDSFQGCYDCNTEPWIPIVGRSLHFPPQSVHNSFNTPHFREKLPPNSHQKFPALYHPPIDQYGAPQASFNFPPIGEVVDFMLPPRFKPFPPSPTLYGPPKPVYGPPRTNFSPPPLTYDIRPPPPSSNNYGPPVTRLNRLPQELHPPMSVGAINTLPLESNLPPAQPSDSYGRPLREESYNDLVTDNYGAPIANMHHHAEPITLGSDSDYRNIIFTNFGTHYNAEIQNGLNKKGLTDVQVVPSVRIADYTASIDYPINIIQSPVLDLNVKDQQHLADQTEQKLSDNPIVVDDTFTSSSDINTTYSSSEIPTKRHNDKYLSSDTFDNNIESKVIQKLLLEHNFISQDHIVDIQEGIFNTEKIQGDFNSATVEPSADAIVSQKPQPPSTWLSPVNSSYTPQRTQIIVPYLRAPAGNGYQKPSTAIYNREYTTLAPVFVPPPMTTEASSWWPRLVEDLRNAESQKEPAHGFQKSTTEVINIKEFLAKQKPLFDVASLQKNIDQWTQQAYLNLRQGVTHTKKIPGEYFTTTPPGYTEIANDILASDSNQKDYISKEIQQNLISSDDDSTTAKPSASVRFIVRRPPKSSWDQSKVTLRNSTHEKVYLVTPQSYVRHLTSTPATAYSMAPKIQNGKVNNVTTMTRIDVRIEPSSEEVEKKLKPIKVVYSEWPHIINNLETTTTLKPTTRHPLFGLMDMAPYTAPPNTTVETLGGHSKVVSVGTSPIVRSVSTTPLPNGNVNGTVRISASVS from the exons ATGACTAGATATAGG GTTTCCTTCACGTTGCTAATCTGCGTTGGTTTGTCGGTGGTCGACCTTGTCCAGGCTGAAGAAAAACCAGTTCAAAAATCTCCTGTCAAAAGTGACAAATTTATCGAAGCTTTGGCTAAATTGTTGGCTGACTCTCAACCGTCTAATAGACTCGACCTAACTGCTTCCCCAAGTGAGAGGAGAGAAGCCAAATATCTATCTCCCCCTGATAGTTTTCAAGGTTGTTATGATTGCAATACTGAGCCCTGGATTCCAATCGTAGGCAGAAGCCTGCATTTTCCTCCCCAATCTGTCCATAATTCGTTCAACACTCCGCATTTTAGGGAAAAACTCCCTCCAAATAGCCACCAGAAGTTTCCTGCTCTCTACCATCCTCCGATCGATCAATATGGAGCTCCGCAGGCCAGTTTCAACTTTCCCCCCATAGGAGAAGTTGTGGATTTCATGCTGCCGCCTCGATTTAAACCATTCCCTCCATCACCTACTCTTTATGGCCCTCCGAAACCAGTGTACGGTCCTCCGAGAACGAATTTCAGTCCTCCCCCTTTGACCTACGATATTCGTCCCCCTCCGCCTTCATCCAATAACTATGGGCCTCCTGTGACGCGCCTGAATCGATTGCCTCAAGAGCTTCATCCTCCAATGTCTGTAGGGGCCATAAACACCCTTCCGTTGGAGAGCAATTTACCTCCAGCTCAACCTAGTGATAGCTATGGAAGGCCTTTGAGAGAAGAGAGTTATAATGATTTGGTAACTGATAATTATGGGGCCCCTATTGCTAATATGCATCATCATGCGGAGCCAATTACTTTGGGTAGTGATAGTGACTACAGGAATataattttcactaattttggaACGCACTATAACGCGGAAATCCAGAATGGGCTTAATAAGAAGGGTCTGACTGATGTGCAGGTTGTGCCTAGTGTGAGGATTGCGGACTATACTGCCTCCATTGATTATCCCATTAATATTATTCAGTCTCCAGTGTTGGATTTAAATGTGAAAGACCAGCAACATTTAGCTGACCAAACTGAGCAGAAGCTCAGCGATAATCCTATAGTAGTAGACGATACGTTTACTAGCTCTAGTGACATTAATACTACTTATTCTTCATCAGAGATTCCAACCAAGAGAcataatgataaatatttaagttcaGATACTTTTGATAATAACATAGAAAGTAAGGTAATACAAAAGTTGCTGTTAGAGCACAATTTTATCTCTCAGGACCATATTGTGGACATTCAAGAGGGCATTTTTAATACCgagaaaatacagggtgattttaaTTCAGCAACTGTTGAACCCTCTGCAGATGCGATAGTCAGTCAAAAGCCCCAACCCCCATCTACATGGCTTTCTCCAGTGAATAGCAGTTATACCCCTCAAAGGACACAGATTATTGTGCCTTACTTGAGAGCCCCTGCTGGGAATGGTTACCAGAAACCTTCGACTGCAATTTATAATCGGGAATATACCACTTTGGCTCCAGTTTTTGTGCCTCCTCCCATGACAACTGAAGCCTCCAGTTGGTGGCCGAGGCTTGTGGAAGATTTACGGAATGCGGAGTCGCAAAAGGAGCCAGCTCATGGTTTCCAGAAATCGACAACTGAGGTGATTAACATTAAAGAGTTTCTTGCGAAACAAAAGCCTCTGTTTGATGTTGCGTCACTGCAGAAGAATATCGATCAATGGACACAGCaggcttatttaaatttgcgcCAAGGGGTAACACACACGAAGAAAATTCCTGGAGAATATTTTACCACGACTCCTCCAGGCTATACGGAAATTGCCAACGACATTCTGGCTTCTGATAGTAACCAAAAGGATTATATCAGTAAGGAAATTCAGCAGAATCTAATTTCCAGTGACGATGACTCAACCACCGCAAAACCCTCCGCCAGTGTGCGATTTATAGTACGTCGTCCTCCGAAGTCCTCCTGGGACCAAAGTAAGGTGACTTTGCGCAATTCCACACATGAAAAGGTTTATTTGGTGACGCCTCAAAGCTATGTGAGGCATCTCACCAGCACTCCAGCTACAGCTTACAGCATGGCACCAAAAATTCAGAACGGGAAGGTGAATAACGTGACTACAATGACGAGGATTGATGTTAGGATTGAGCCTTCTAGTGAGGAGGTTGAGAAGAAGCTTAAGCCCATTAAGGTAGTTTACAGCGAATGGCCTCATATAA